The Clostridium sporogenes genome contains a region encoding:
- the tyrS gene encoding tyrosine--tRNA ligase, with protein sequence MSNVYDILKERGYIKQLTHEEEIRELLGKEKISFYIGFDPTADSLHVGHFLQMMVMAHMQKAGHRPIALVGGGTGMIGDPTGKTDMRKMMTKDQIEHNCNCFKKQLAKIIDFSEDKAIMVNNADWLLNLNYIEFLREIGVHFSVNKMLTAECFKSRLEKGLSFLEFNYMLMQGYDFLELNRKYNCVMELGGDDQWSNILAGVDLIRRKEGKSAYGMTFTLLTNSEGKKMGKTESGALWLDPEKTSPYEFYQYWRNVADADVEKCLRLITFLPMDEVRRLSSLKGAEINEAKKVLAFEVTKLIHGEEEAEKAKVAAEALFGGNAKDLGNMPTAYIGKDYLNNPLVDVLVKCEILPSKSEARRLIKQGGLYVNDEKVTEINLVVTEEHVTEDGIMIRRGKKNFNRIVVE encoded by the coding sequence TTGAGTAATGTATATGATATATTAAAAGAACGTGGTTACATAAAACAATTAACACATGAAGAAGAAATAAGAGAACTTCTAGGCAAAGAAAAAATTTCTTTTTATATAGGTTTTGATCCTACAGCAGATAGTCTACATGTAGGTCACTTTCTTCAAATGATGGTTATGGCTCATATGCAAAAGGCTGGGCATAGACCTATAGCTCTAGTAGGTGGAGGAACAGGAATGATAGGGGATCCTACTGGAAAAACTGATATGAGAAAGATGATGACAAAAGATCAAATAGAACATAACTGTAACTGTTTTAAAAAGCAATTAGCAAAAATAATAGATTTTTCAGAGGACAAAGCTATTATGGTTAATAATGCAGATTGGCTTTTAAATTTAAATTACATAGAATTCTTAAGAGAAATAGGCGTTCATTTTTCAGTAAATAAAATGTTAACAGCAGAATGTTTTAAAAGTAGATTAGAAAAAGGATTATCTTTTTTAGAATTTAATTATATGTTAATGCAAGGTTATGATTTCTTAGAGTTAAATAGAAAATATAATTGTGTTATGGAACTAGGTGGAGATGATCAATGGTCTAATATATTAGCAGGTGTAGATTTAATAAGAAGAAAAGAAGGTAAATCAGCTTATGGTATGACATTTACCCTTTTAACTAATAGTGAAGGAAAGAAAATGGGTAAAACAGAAAGTGGTGCCCTATGGTTAGATCCAGAAAAAACATCACCATATGAATTTTATCAATATTGGAGAAATGTAGCAGATGCAGATGTAGAAAAATGTTTACGCCTAATAACTTTCTTGCCAATGGATGAAGTTAGAAGACTTTCATCATTAAAAGGAGCAGAAATAAATGAAGCTAAAAAGGTTTTAGCTTTTGAAGTTACTAAGCTTATACATGGAGAAGAAGAAGCTGAAAAAGCTAAAGTTGCTGCAGAAGCTTTATTTGGGGGAAATGCTAAAGATTTAGGGAATATGCCTACAGCTTATATAGGCAAAGATTATTTAAATAATCCATTAGTAGATGTATTAGTTAAATGTGAAATATTACCATCTAAGAGTGAAGCTAGAAGACTAATAAAGCAGGGTGGCCTTTATGTAAATGATGAGAAAGTTACAGAGATAAATTTAGTAGTAACAGAAGAACATGTGACAGAAGATGGAATAATGATTAGAAGAGGTAAAAAGAATTTTAATAGAATAGTTGTAGAGTAG
- a CDS encoding helix-turn-helix domain-containing protein, giving the protein MDEKKLASLIRKNEGLKLDFKQMIDINTENGKKELAKDVSAIANSKGGRGYIIIGVEDKTKNIVGIDNMDFKEEQIQQIISSRIDPPVPVSLETLQYHGKKLAVINIYDSDQKPYQTRENGVFYIRRGSTTDTMRKEEIISSLQDNLSLNIELCSIVKSDEKDMDISLVDKYFNAIGVLVNEENRVSIMEKASIINYDKEKGEFIGSLGGLLIFCKKNNMFLPHNRIKIINNINKKFDKVNIIQGDLLYIIDKSRNILINILPKSYPIDAVCEAINNAVLYRDYSIFYEEIEVLIDYKTISIISPGCLLRDNNMSSFNTLKRNMWIYEKLISLDDKNRFIKSGNGFRRMKKAFRGRGKVIFINSFKENCFKVMFPGINKFYKKNR; this is encoded by the coding sequence ATGGATGAAAAAAAATTAGCTAGTTTAATTAGAAAAAATGAAGGATTAAAATTAGATTTTAAACAGATGATAGATATTAATACAGAAAATGGAAAAAAAGAATTAGCAAAGGATGTTTCTGCTATTGCTAATTCTAAGGGCGGTAGAGGATATATTATTATAGGGGTAGAGGATAAAACTAAGAATATAGTTGGTATAGATAATATGGACTTTAAAGAGGAACAGATTCAACAGATTATAAGTTCAAGAATAGATCCCCCTGTGCCAGTATCCTTAGAAACACTGCAATACCATGGAAAAAAATTAGCTGTTATTAATATATATGATAGTGATCAAAAACCTTATCAGACAAGAGAAAATGGAGTTTTTTATATAAGAAGAGGATCAACTACAGATACTATGAGAAAAGAGGAGATTATATCATCTCTTCAGGATAATTTAAGTTTAAATATTGAATTATGTTCTATAGTCAAAAGTGATGAAAAGGATATGGATATATCTTTAGTAGATAAATATTTTAATGCTATAGGTGTGTTGGTTAATGAAGAAAATAGGGTAAGCATTATGGAAAAGGCATCTATAATAAATTATGATAAAGAAAAAGGTGAATTTATAGGTTCTTTAGGGGGATTACTCATATTTTGTAAAAAAAATAATATGTTTTTACCTCATAATAGAATAAAAATAATTAATAATATAAATAAAAAATTTGATAAAGTTAATATAATTCAAGGAGATTTACTATATATTATAGATAAGTCTAGAAATATATTGATAAATATTTTACCCAAATCATATCCTATAGATGCCGTATGTGAGGCTATAAATAATGCGGTGTTATATAGGGATTATTCTATATTTTATGAAGAAATAGAAGTTTTAATAGATTATAAAACTATTAGTATAATAAGTCCTGGTTGTCTTTTAAGAGATAATAATATGAGTTCTTTTAACACACTAAAAAGAAATATGTGGATATATGAAAAGTTAATATCATTAGATGATAAAAATAGATTCATTAAATCCGGTAATGGGTTTAGAAGAATGAAAAAAGCCTTTAGGGGAAGGGGCAAGGTTATTTTTATAAATTCCTTTAAAGAAAATTGTTTTAAAGTTATGTTTCCTGGAATAAATAAATTTTACAAGAAAAATAGATAA
- a CDS encoding ECF transporter S component, with amino-acid sequence MEHKKIMYNTNILDIVQVAIMAAIICVVTFTIKVPTYAGYTHLGDSMVLLSVVLLGRKKGVLSSAIGMGMADIISGYLIWAPFTIIIKGLMAFIAGTIIYKNKGKQETLSIKLLGFILAGIWMVAAYYLAGAIIARFIMLESATLNQALLIALKDIPSNIAQAVVGIVIALPLGKALKKSNLMKSIK; translated from the coding sequence ATGGAGCACAAAAAAATTATGTATAATACTAATATATTAGATATAGTACAAGTAGCTATTATGGCAGCAATAATATGTGTTGTTACTTTTACTATAAAAGTTCCAACCTATGCGGGATACACTCACCTAGGCGATAGTATGGTACTTTTATCAGTAGTACTTTTAGGAAGAAAAAAGGGAGTTCTATCATCAGCTATAGGAATGGGAATGGCAGATATAATAAGTGGATACTTAATTTGGGCACCTTTCACAATAATAATAAAGGGTTTAATGGCATTTATAGCAGGAACAATAATATACAAAAATAAGGGAAAACAAGAAACGTTATCTATAAAATTATTAGGATTTATATTAGCTGGTATCTGGATGGTAGCTGCTTATTATTTAGCAGGAGCTATAATAGCCAGATTTATAATGCTTGAAAGTGCAACTTTAAATCAAGCCTTATTAATAGCTTTAAAGGATATACCATCAAATATAGCACAAGCTGTAGTTGGAATTGTAATAGCGTTGCCACTAGGGAAAGCATTAAAAAAATCAAATTTAATGAAAAGCATAAAATAA
- a CDS encoding phosphatase PAP2 family protein has protein sequence MANNKKISFFMNKCKLNSVVHFLDKYYSIIIGIIVLFFFIRSMNIPKLSQDYKFYLLLLAIATLTAYKEIRRDVKILPFLILAVPFLLFIMYINKHGYEFWGKMLSWQISRDIVVDLNPSFKNIPFNDAGFARIFQTETLTWFFRLVYNNGFVVPALIPMYRAALSKDFRKMMRYALSAHVLQVFLITPFYLMFHLQEVWYVNGHPDGLARNLSPEAAAGVTLNCFPSMHTSIAFAMFLVVLHEKDKIFKYIWSFFCLSVVYSTMYLEIHWIIDVFGGMILAFVTVKLVDFILDKGKILLKDKLNRFYYRKPKETVCVDNVLVGSSTSLY, from the coding sequence TTGGCTAATAATAAAAAAATATCTTTCTTTATGAATAAATGTAAACTAAATTCTGTTGTTCATTTTTTGGACAAGTATTATTCAATAATTATAGGTATTATAGTTTTATTTTTCTTTATAAGATCTATGAATATACCTAAATTATCTCAAGATTATAAGTTTTATTTACTTTTACTAGCCATTGCTACTCTTACAGCTTATAAGGAAATTAGAAGAGATGTAAAAATATTACCTTTTTTAATACTGGCGGTCCCTTTTTTACTCTTTATAATGTATATAAATAAACACGGGTATGAATTTTGGGGAAAAATGTTAAGTTGGCAAATAAGTAGAGATATCGTGGTAGATCTTAACCCATCCTTTAAAAATATACCTTTTAACGATGCTGGTTTTGCACGAATTTTCCAAACGGAAACTCTTACTTGGTTTTTCAGATTGGTTTACAATAATGGTTTTGTTGTACCTGCTTTAATTCCTATGTACAGAGCAGCTTTGTCTAAAGATTTCAGAAAAATGATGCGATATGCTTTATCTGCCCATGTACTTCAAGTTTTCTTAATAACTCCATTTTATCTAATGTTTCATTTACAAGAAGTTTGGTATGTAAATGGACATCCTGACGGTTTAGCTAGAAACTTAAGTCCTGAAGCTGCTGCTGGAGTTACTTTGAATTGTTTTCCATCCATGCATACATCTATAGCTTTTGCTATGTTTTTAGTTGTATTACATGAAAAAGACAAAATATTTAAATATATATGGTCATTTTTCTGTTTATCTGTAGTGTACTCCACAATGTATCTAGAAATACATTGGATTATAGATGTATTTGGAGGAATGATATTAGCTTTTGTAACTGTAAAATTAGTAGACTTTATATTGGATAAGGGAAAGATTTTATTAAAAGATAAACTAAATAGGTTTTATTATAGAAAACCTAAGGAAACTGTATGCGTAGATAATGTACTAGTGGGAAGCTCCACGTCATTATATTAA